In one Thunnus maccoyii chromosome 12, fThuMac1.1, whole genome shotgun sequence genomic region, the following are encoded:
- the LOC121908289 gene encoding microtubule-associated protein 6 homolog: MAWPCISRVCCLARFWNQFDKSDLSVPLTIQNYSDIAEHEVRSVTKQVSASERAPGNNYSTPDPRAAGSPQASADGPGTRGSFRARKEPSYKPREDYHPPGVPFPSVTQYKQDFKPWPIPRKDNFPWISNGGSRADSVSDSPGNSYHHSQAQPGEGRGEREERG; this comes from the coding sequence ATGGCTTGGCCGTGCATCAGCAGAGTGTGCTGCCTGGCTCGGTTCTGGAACCAGTTCGACAAATCGGACCTCTCCGTCCCGCTGACCATCCAGAACTACTCGGACATCGCCGAGCATGAGGTGCGATCTGTCACCAAGCAGGTCTCAGCCTCGGAGCGCGCACCCGGGAATAACTACTCAACCCCAGACCCGCGCGCTGCCGGCTCCCCTCAGGCGTCCGCAGATGGCCCGGGGACCCGAGGATCTTTCAGGGCACGGAAGGAGCCCAGTTACAAGCCCCGGGAGGACTACCACCCGCCCGGCGTGCCTTTCCCCAGCGTCACTCAGTACAAGCAGGATTTCAAACCCTGGCCCATTCCCAGGAAGGATAATTTCCCTTGGATTAGTAACGGGGGGAGCAGGGCGGACAGTGTGTCGGACAGCCCCGGGAACAGTTACCACCACAGCCAGGCTCAGCCGGGGGAGGGccggggggagagagaggagcggGGC